In Camelus bactrianus isolate YW-2024 breed Bactrian camel chromosome 34, ASM4877302v1, whole genome shotgun sequence, one genomic interval encodes:
- the LTBR gene encoding tumor necrosis factor receptor superfamily member 3 isoform X2, whose product MRLPWATSHCGLAWGPLILGLGGLLAVSQPPLVREGPVQVPPYRTENKTCQDQEKQYYESKHQVCCSRCPPGTHVSAECSHGQDTVCATCPENSYNEHWNHLSFCQLCRPCDQMLGFVEITPCTSKDKTRCRCRPGMFCVFWDSECVHCEPLSDCPPGTEAELRDKAWEADSNCVPCKAGHFQNTSSPSARCQPHTRCEDQGLVEAAPGTAQSDTSCRNPSETPEMPGAMLVLTILLPLISLLLLITVLACTWKSHPSLCRKLGSLLKRHPEGEESNTAGGSWEPPRVNPYVPDLVEPLLSTSGELTPASAGLPPNPGLEEEVLQQQSPLSQARELEAEIPEQGQVAHGTNGIHVTGGSVTVTGNIYIYNGPVLGGARGPGDPPAPPEPPYPIPEEGAPGPPGLSTPYQEDGKAWHLAETETRGCHAF is encoded by the exons GTGGTCTCCTGGCAGTATCCCAGCCCCCGCTGGTGAGGGAGGGGCCTGTGCAG GTGCCCCCATACCGCACGGAGAACAAGACCTGCCAGGACCAGGAAAAGCAGTACTACGAGTCCAAGCATCAGGTCTGCTGCTCCCGCTGCCCCCCAG GCACGCACGTCTCAGCTGAATGTAGCCACGGCCAGGACACGGTTTGTGCCACGTGCCCCGAAAATTCCTACAACGAGCACTGGAACCATCTCTCCTTCTGCCAGCTGTGCCGCCCCTGTGACCAGA TGCTGGGCTTCGTGGAGATCACGCCTTGCACTAGCAAAGACAAAACCCGCTGCCGCTGCCGGCCAGGAATGTTCTGCGTCTTTTGGGACTCTGAGTGTGTACACTGCGAGCCACTCTCTGACTGCCCACCTGGCACCGAAGCTGAGCTCAGAG ATAAAGCCTGGGAGGCTGACAGCAACTGTGTTCCCTGTAAGGCAGGGCACTTCCAGAACACCTCCTCGCCCAGCGCCCGCTGCCAGCCCCACACCAG GTGTGAGGACCAGGGCCTGGTGGAGGCGGCACCAGGCACCGCCCAGTCTGACACCAGCTGCAGAAATCCATCAGAGACCCCCGAGATGCCAG GAGCCATGCTGGTGCTGACCATCCTGCTTCCCCTCATCTCCTTGCTGCTCCTCATCACCGTGCTGGCCTGCACCTGGAAGAGCCACCCCTCCCTCTGCAGAAAGCTGG GATCCCTGCTCAAGAGACACCCCGAG GGAGAGGAATCAAATACTGCCGGTGGAAGCTGGGAGCCCCCGAGGGTCAACCCATATGTCCCTGACCTGGTAGAGCCACTTCTGTCCACCTCTGGAGAACTGACCCCGGCCTCAGCTGGGCTCCCACCAAACCCAGGTTTGGAGGAAGAggtgctacaacagcagagtccTCTGAGCCAGGCCAGGGAGCTGGAGGCTGAGATCCCAGAGCAAGGCCAGGTGGCCCACG GTACCAATGGCATTCACGTCACTGGCGGGTCTGTGACGGTCACCGGCAACATCTACATCTACAACGGGCCGGTCCTGGGGGGAGCACGGGGCCCCGGAGACCCCCCAGCTCCCCCGGAGCCTCCCTACCCCATCCCTGAAGAGGGTGCCCCTGGCCCCCCTGGGCTCTCGACGCCCTACCAGGAGGATGGCAAAGCGTGGCACCTGGCCGAGACGGAGACACGGGGCTGCCACGCCTTCTGA
- the LTBR gene encoding tumor necrosis factor receptor superfamily member 3 isoform X4, with the protein MRLPWATSHCGLAWGPLILGLGGLLAVSQPPLVPPYRTENKTCQDQEKQYYESKHQVCCSRCPPGTHVSAECSHGQDTVCATCPENSYNEHWNHLSFCQLCRPCDQMLGFVEITPCTSKDKTRCRCRPGMFCVFWDSECVHCEPLSDCPPGTEAELRDKAWEADSNCVPCKAGHFQNTSSPSARCQPHTRCEDQGLVEAAPGTAQSDTSCRNPSETPEMPGAMLVLTILLPLISLLLLITVLACTWKSHPSLCRKLGSLLKRHPEGEESNTAGGSWEPPRVNPYVPDLVEPLLSTSGELTPASAGLPPNPGLEEEVLQQQSPLSQARELEAEIPEQGQVAHGTNGIHVTGGSVTVTGNIYIYNGPVLGGARGPGDPPAPPEPPYPIPEEGAPGPPGLSTPYQEDGKAWHLAETETRGCHAF; encoded by the exons GTGGTCTCCTGGCAGTATCCCAGCCCCCGCTG GTGCCCCCATACCGCACGGAGAACAAGACCTGCCAGGACCAGGAAAAGCAGTACTACGAGTCCAAGCATCAGGTCTGCTGCTCCCGCTGCCCCCCAG GCACGCACGTCTCAGCTGAATGTAGCCACGGCCAGGACACGGTTTGTGCCACGTGCCCCGAAAATTCCTACAACGAGCACTGGAACCATCTCTCCTTCTGCCAGCTGTGCCGCCCCTGTGACCAGA TGCTGGGCTTCGTGGAGATCACGCCTTGCACTAGCAAAGACAAAACCCGCTGCCGCTGCCGGCCAGGAATGTTCTGCGTCTTTTGGGACTCTGAGTGTGTACACTGCGAGCCACTCTCTGACTGCCCACCTGGCACCGAAGCTGAGCTCAGAG ATAAAGCCTGGGAGGCTGACAGCAACTGTGTTCCCTGTAAGGCAGGGCACTTCCAGAACACCTCCTCGCCCAGCGCCCGCTGCCAGCCCCACACCAG GTGTGAGGACCAGGGCCTGGTGGAGGCGGCACCAGGCACCGCCCAGTCTGACACCAGCTGCAGAAATCCATCAGAGACCCCCGAGATGCCAG GAGCCATGCTGGTGCTGACCATCCTGCTTCCCCTCATCTCCTTGCTGCTCCTCATCACCGTGCTGGCCTGCACCTGGAAGAGCCACCCCTCCCTCTGCAGAAAGCTGG GATCCCTGCTCAAGAGACACCCCGAG GGAGAGGAATCAAATACTGCCGGTGGAAGCTGGGAGCCCCCGAGGGTCAACCCATATGTCCCTGACCTGGTAGAGCCACTTCTGTCCACCTCTGGAGAACTGACCCCGGCCTCAGCTGGGCTCCCACCAAACCCAGGTTTGGAGGAAGAggtgctacaacagcagagtccTCTGAGCCAGGCCAGGGAGCTGGAGGCTGAGATCCCAGAGCAAGGCCAGGTGGCCCACG GTACCAATGGCATTCACGTCACTGGCGGGTCTGTGACGGTCACCGGCAACATCTACATCTACAACGGGCCGGTCCTGGGGGGAGCACGGGGCCCCGGAGACCCCCCAGCTCCCCCGGAGCCTCCCTACCCCATCCCTGAAGAGGGTGCCCCTGGCCCCCCTGGGCTCTCGACGCCCTACCAGGAGGATGGCAAAGCGTGGCACCTGGCCGAGACGGAGACACGGGGCTGCCACGCCTTCTGA
- the LTBR gene encoding tumor necrosis factor receptor superfamily member 3 isoform X1, whose translation MRLPWATSHCGLAWGPLILGLGGLLAVSQPPLVREGPVQVPPYRTENKTCQDQEKQYYESKHQVCCSRCPPGTHVSAECSHGQDTVCATCPENSYNEHWNHLSFCQLCRPCDQMLGFVEITPCTSKDKTRCRCRPGMFCVFWDSECVHCEPLSDCPPGTEAELRDKAWEADSNCVPCKAGHFQNTSSPSARCQPHTRCEDQGLVEAAPGTAQSDTSCRNPSETPEMPGAMLVLTILLPLISLLLLITVLACTWKSHPSLCRKLGSLLKRHPEFSASVLQGEESNTAGGSWEPPRVNPYVPDLVEPLLSTSGELTPASAGLPPNPGLEEEVLQQQSPLSQARELEAEIPEQGQVAHGTNGIHVTGGSVTVTGNIYIYNGPVLGGARGPGDPPAPPEPPYPIPEEGAPGPPGLSTPYQEDGKAWHLAETETRGCHAF comes from the exons GTGGTCTCCTGGCAGTATCCCAGCCCCCGCTGGTGAGGGAGGGGCCTGTGCAG GTGCCCCCATACCGCACGGAGAACAAGACCTGCCAGGACCAGGAAAAGCAGTACTACGAGTCCAAGCATCAGGTCTGCTGCTCCCGCTGCCCCCCAG GCACGCACGTCTCAGCTGAATGTAGCCACGGCCAGGACACGGTTTGTGCCACGTGCCCCGAAAATTCCTACAACGAGCACTGGAACCATCTCTCCTTCTGCCAGCTGTGCCGCCCCTGTGACCAGA TGCTGGGCTTCGTGGAGATCACGCCTTGCACTAGCAAAGACAAAACCCGCTGCCGCTGCCGGCCAGGAATGTTCTGCGTCTTTTGGGACTCTGAGTGTGTACACTGCGAGCCACTCTCTGACTGCCCACCTGGCACCGAAGCTGAGCTCAGAG ATAAAGCCTGGGAGGCTGACAGCAACTGTGTTCCCTGTAAGGCAGGGCACTTCCAGAACACCTCCTCGCCCAGCGCCCGCTGCCAGCCCCACACCAG GTGTGAGGACCAGGGCCTGGTGGAGGCGGCACCAGGCACCGCCCAGTCTGACACCAGCTGCAGAAATCCATCAGAGACCCCCGAGATGCCAG GAGCCATGCTGGTGCTGACCATCCTGCTTCCCCTCATCTCCTTGCTGCTCCTCATCACCGTGCTGGCCTGCACCTGGAAGAGCCACCCCTCCCTCTGCAGAAAGCTGG GATCCCTGCTCAAGAGACACCCCGAG TTCTCGGCCTCTGTCCTGCAGGGAGAGGAATCAAATACTGCCGGTGGAAGCTGGGAGCCCCCGAGGGTCAACCCATATGTCCCTGACCTGGTAGAGCCACTTCTGTCCACCTCTGGAGAACTGACCCCGGCCTCAGCTGGGCTCCCACCAAACCCAGGTTTGGAGGAAGAggtgctacaacagcagagtccTCTGAGCCAGGCCAGGGAGCTGGAGGCTGAGATCCCAGAGCAAGGCCAGGTGGCCCACG GTACCAATGGCATTCACGTCACTGGCGGGTCTGTGACGGTCACCGGCAACATCTACATCTACAACGGGCCGGTCCTGGGGGGAGCACGGGGCCCCGGAGACCCCCCAGCTCCCCCGGAGCCTCCCTACCCCATCCCTGAAGAGGGTGCCCCTGGCCCCCCTGGGCTCTCGACGCCCTACCAGGAGGATGGCAAAGCGTGGCACCTGGCCGAGACGGAGACACGGGGCTGCCACGCCTTCTGA
- the LTBR gene encoding tumor necrosis factor receptor superfamily member 3 isoform X3 gives MRLPWATSHCGLAWGPLILGLGGLLAVSQPPLVPPYRTENKTCQDQEKQYYESKHQVCCSRCPPGTHVSAECSHGQDTVCATCPENSYNEHWNHLSFCQLCRPCDQMLGFVEITPCTSKDKTRCRCRPGMFCVFWDSECVHCEPLSDCPPGTEAELRDKAWEADSNCVPCKAGHFQNTSSPSARCQPHTRCEDQGLVEAAPGTAQSDTSCRNPSETPEMPGAMLVLTILLPLISLLLLITVLACTWKSHPSLCRKLGSLLKRHPEFSASVLQGEESNTAGGSWEPPRVNPYVPDLVEPLLSTSGELTPASAGLPPNPGLEEEVLQQQSPLSQARELEAEIPEQGQVAHGTNGIHVTGGSVTVTGNIYIYNGPVLGGARGPGDPPAPPEPPYPIPEEGAPGPPGLSTPYQEDGKAWHLAETETRGCHAF, from the exons GTGGTCTCCTGGCAGTATCCCAGCCCCCGCTG GTGCCCCCATACCGCACGGAGAACAAGACCTGCCAGGACCAGGAAAAGCAGTACTACGAGTCCAAGCATCAGGTCTGCTGCTCCCGCTGCCCCCCAG GCACGCACGTCTCAGCTGAATGTAGCCACGGCCAGGACACGGTTTGTGCCACGTGCCCCGAAAATTCCTACAACGAGCACTGGAACCATCTCTCCTTCTGCCAGCTGTGCCGCCCCTGTGACCAGA TGCTGGGCTTCGTGGAGATCACGCCTTGCACTAGCAAAGACAAAACCCGCTGCCGCTGCCGGCCAGGAATGTTCTGCGTCTTTTGGGACTCTGAGTGTGTACACTGCGAGCCACTCTCTGACTGCCCACCTGGCACCGAAGCTGAGCTCAGAG ATAAAGCCTGGGAGGCTGACAGCAACTGTGTTCCCTGTAAGGCAGGGCACTTCCAGAACACCTCCTCGCCCAGCGCCCGCTGCCAGCCCCACACCAG GTGTGAGGACCAGGGCCTGGTGGAGGCGGCACCAGGCACCGCCCAGTCTGACACCAGCTGCAGAAATCCATCAGAGACCCCCGAGATGCCAG GAGCCATGCTGGTGCTGACCATCCTGCTTCCCCTCATCTCCTTGCTGCTCCTCATCACCGTGCTGGCCTGCACCTGGAAGAGCCACCCCTCCCTCTGCAGAAAGCTGG GATCCCTGCTCAAGAGACACCCCGAG TTCTCGGCCTCTGTCCTGCAGGGAGAGGAATCAAATACTGCCGGTGGAAGCTGGGAGCCCCCGAGGGTCAACCCATATGTCCCTGACCTGGTAGAGCCACTTCTGTCCACCTCTGGAGAACTGACCCCGGCCTCAGCTGGGCTCCCACCAAACCCAGGTTTGGAGGAAGAggtgctacaacagcagagtccTCTGAGCCAGGCCAGGGAGCTGGAGGCTGAGATCCCAGAGCAAGGCCAGGTGGCCCACG GTACCAATGGCATTCACGTCACTGGCGGGTCTGTGACGGTCACCGGCAACATCTACATCTACAACGGGCCGGTCCTGGGGGGAGCACGGGGCCCCGGAGACCCCCCAGCTCCCCCGGAGCCTCCCTACCCCATCCCTGAAGAGGGTGCCCCTGGCCCCCCTGGGCTCTCGACGCCCTACCAGGAGGATGGCAAAGCGTGGCACCTGGCCGAGACGGAGACACGGGGCTGCCACGCCTTCTGA